A section of the Salvelinus fontinalis isolate EN_2023a chromosome 33, ASM2944872v1, whole genome shotgun sequence genome encodes:
- the LOC129832422 gene encoding U1 small nuclear ribonucleoprotein A-like encodes MAAPDMRLNHTIYINNLNEKIKKDELKKSLYAIFSQFGQILDILVARSLKMRGQAFVIFKEVNSASNALRSMQGFPFYDKPMRIGYAKGDSDIIAKMKGTYVERDRKKEKRAKVKGPEAAGAKKGVPGTPVVPMGPGVPTPMPGMPPMSGAPRMMQMPGQPPYMPPPGMMPPPGMGPGGMPPGAMPPGGMMPGQMPHAQVAENPPNHILFLTNLPEETNELMLSMLFNQFPGFKEVRLVPGRHDIAFVEFDNDVQAGAAREALQGFKITQTNAMKISFAKK; translated from the exons ATGGCTGCTCCGGATATGCGTCTCAACCACACCATATACATCAACAACCTAAACGAGAAGATTAAAAAAGATG AACTGAAGAAGTCGTTGTACGCCATTTTCTCTCAGTTTGGTCAAATCCTAGACATTTTGGTTGCCCGCTCCCTGAAGATGAGGGGTCAGGCCTTTGTCATCTTCAAGGAGGTCAACAGCGCCTCCAATGCCCTGCGTTCCATGCAGGGGTTCCCATTCTATGACAAACCTATG CGTATTGGGTACGCCAAAGGGGATTCTGACATCATCGCTAAAATGAAGGGCACCTATGTGGAGCGCGACCGTAAGAAGGAGAAGAGGGCCAAGGTCAAGGGCCCAGAGGCTGCAGGGGCCAAGAAGGGTGTGCCAGGAACCCCTGTAGTACCTATGGGCCCAGGAGTTCCAACACCCATGCCT GGAATGCCACCCATGAGCGGGGCTCCTCGTATGATGCAAATGCCAGGGCAGCCCCCTTACATGCCCCCGCCAGGCATGATGCCACCTCCTGGGATGGGCCCTGGAGGGATGCCCCCTGGTGCCATGCCTCCGGGTGGGATGATGCCAGGGCAAATGCCCCACGCCCAG GTTGCAGAAAACCCTCCCAACCACATCCTTTTCCTCACCAACCTCCCAGAGGAGACCAACGAGCTCATGCTGTCTATGCTCTTCAACCA GTTCCCTGGGTTCAAAGAGGTGCGTCTGGTACCTGGTCGCCACGACATTGCCTTTGTAGAGTTTGATAATGACGTGCAGGCTGGAGCGGCCAGGGAGGCACTACAGGGCTTCAAGATCACCCAGACCAACGCCATGAAGATCTCATTCGCCAAGAAATAA